In Sedimentibacter sp. MB31-C6, one genomic interval encodes:
- the htpG gene encoding molecular chaperone HtpG codes for MAKKQFKAESKRLLDLMINSIYTHKEIFLRELISNSSDAIDKCYYKSLTDNNIIFNKDDFYIRLSINDEERTLTISDTGIGMSKEDLESNLGTIAKSGSFDFKENNEHKDGVDIIGQFGVGFYSAFMVADSVTVKSKVLGSDEAYKWKSSGADGYSITPCEKDTVGTEITLVIKPNTEDENYDEFLDPYNIKSLVKKYSDFIKYPIKMMVKKSKVKEGTDEEGKEKEYEDYFEDETLNSMVPIWRRNKSELKDEDYENFYMDKHFGYEKPLKYIHVSVEGITSYNAILYIPANVPFDFYTKDFDKGLELYSNGVLIMNKCSDLLPDYFGFVQGLVDSADLSLNISRELLQHDRQLQFIAKKIQEKIKNELLAMQKEDRDKYEIFFNNFGRTLKYGVYSDWGTHKELLEDLLLFYSSTEKKLVTLNEYVSRMKEEQKNIYYATGETVDKISKLPQAEVVADKGYEILYCTDEIDEFAIKVLMKYKEKEFKNISSADLDIKPDENENDEVKEKNKDIFNFMKEALDGKVKEVKASKRLKNHPVCLASEGELSIEMEKVLKTMPDNPGNIHAEKILEINTNHNMFNTIKNDFDNDKEKLKKLANVLYNQALLIEGLTIEDPVQYANDVYELLQ; via the coding sequence ATGGCAAAAAAACAATTTAAAGCTGAATCAAAAAGACTATTAGATTTAATGATTAACTCTATTTATACACACAAGGAAATATTTTTAAGAGAACTTATTTCAAACTCAAGTGATGCAATCGACAAATGTTATTACAAATCACTAACTGATAACAATATTATTTTTAATAAAGATGATTTTTACATAAGACTTTCCATTAATGATGAAGAAAGAACACTTACTATAAGTGATACAGGTATAGGAATGTCAAAAGAAGATTTAGAATCTAATTTAGGAACTATTGCAAAAAGTGGATCTTTTGATTTTAAGGAAAATAATGAACATAAAGATGGAGTTGACATAATAGGACAATTCGGAGTAGGTTTCTATTCTGCATTTATGGTTGCTGATTCTGTTACAGTTAAAAGTAAGGTATTAGGTTCAGATGAAGCATACAAATGGAAATCAAGCGGTGCTGACGGTTATAGTATTACCCCTTGCGAAAAAGATACTGTTGGAACTGAAATTACCCTAGTTATTAAACCTAATACAGAAGATGAAAATTATGACGAATTTTTAGATCCTTATAATATCAAATCACTGGTTAAAAAATATTCTGACTTTATTAAATATCCAATAAAAATGATGGTCAAAAAAAGTAAAGTAAAAGAAGGAACTGATGAAGAAGGCAAAGAAAAAGAATATGAAGATTATTTTGAAGATGAAACATTAAACAGCATGGTTCCAATATGGAGAAGAAATAAAAGTGAATTAAAGGACGAAGATTATGAAAATTTCTACATGGATAAACATTTTGGTTATGAAAAACCGCTTAAATATATACATGTTAGTGTAGAAGGTATAACAAGTTACAATGCTATTTTATATATACCTGCAAATGTTCCATTTGATTTTTATACAAAGGATTTTGATAAAGGTCTTGAGCTTTATTCAAACGGTGTACTAATCATGAATAAATGTAGTGACCTTCTTCCTGATTATTTTGGTTTTGTACAAGGTTTAGTGGATTCTGCAGACCTCTCATTAAATATTTCAAGAGAACTTTTACAACATGATAGACAGCTTCAATTTATTGCTAAGAAAATTCAAGAAAAAATCAAAAATGAACTTTTAGCTATGCAAAAAGAAGATAGAGATAAATATGAAATTTTCTTTAATAATTTTGGAAGAACATTAAAATATGGCGTTTATAGCGACTGGGGTACTCATAAAGAATTATTAGAAGACTTATTATTATTCTATTCATCTACTGAGAAAAAATTAGTTACTTTAAATGAATATGTTTCACGAATGAAGGAAGAACAAAAAAATATTTATTATGCAACTGGTGAAACTGTAGATAAGATATCTAAACTTCCTCAAGCAGAAGTTGTTGCTGACAAAGGATATGAGATTCTTTATTGCACTGATGAAATAGATGAATTTGCTATTAAAGTACTAATGAAATATAAAGAAAAGGAATTTAAAAATATATCAAGTGCAGATTTAGATATAAAGCCTGATGAAAATGAAAATGATGAAGTAAAAGAGAAAAACAAAGACATATTTAACTTTATGAAAGAGGCTCTAGATGGCAAAGTTAAAGAAGTTAAAGCTTCTAAAAGATTAAAAAATCATCCTGTTTGTCTTGCGAGCGAAGGTGAATTATCAATAGAAATGGAAAAGGTATTAAAAACTATGCCTGACAATCCAGGAAATATTCATGCTGAAAAAATACTTGAAATTAATACTAATCACAATATGTTTAATACAATAAAAAATGATTTTGACAACGATAAAGAAAAACTTAAAAAATTAGCAAATGTATTGTATAATCAAGCATTGCTTATAGAAGGATTGACAATTGAAGATCCAGTTCAATATGCAAATGATGTGTATGAATTGTTACAATAG
- a CDS encoding peptidoglycan-binding domain-containing protein, producing the protein MTKNILDIDKRENPVLELQLYLIDISKEHPEIPRILPSGTYDARTKEAVIAFQEYSNLPVTGTVDYNTWNSIVKMHKQCCQTPNQVACFPSKIKELKYGDEETVVYFLQLILNNFHNKYKNFPPVSITGKYDRETEAAVKEFQKSNNLPVTGMVNIEAWNSLTTINNVCRLYDN; encoded by the coding sequence ATGACTAAAAACATTTTAGATATAGACAAAAGGGAAAACCCTGTATTAGAACTTCAATTATATTTAATTGATATATCGAAAGAACATCCAGAAATTCCTAGAATACTTCCTTCTGGAACATATGATGCTAGAACAAAGGAAGCTGTTATAGCTTTTCAGGAATATTCTAACCTTCCGGTAACAGGAACTGTAGATTATAATACTTGGAATTCAATAGTAAAGATGCATAAACAATGCTGTCAAACTCCAAACCAAGTTGCATGCTTTCCAAGTAAAATTAAAGAACTTAAATATGGAGATGAAGAAACCGTTGTATATTTTTTACAATTAATCCTTAATAACTTCCATAATAAATATAAAAACTTTCCCCCTGTTTCAATTACAGGTAAATATGACCGTGAAACTGAAGCTGCAGTTAAGGAATTTCAAAAATCTAATAATCTGCCAGTAACTGGTATGGTAAATATAGAAGCATGGAACAGTTTAACTACCATTAACAATGTTTGCAGACTATATGACAACTAA
- a CDS encoding peptidoglycan-binding protein — translation MINENEKYDSDIKSSEIMLPGTILPEDFITIPTEITVHLGAPDEDAENVTVPFIDYIKNVGSSELYPTWPENAIRANIHAIVSVALNRIFTEWYRSRGYNFNITNSTVYDQAYVHNRGFFDSISNIVDDIFNQYIVRSGEIQPIYAQFCDGRISQCDGMYQWGTVDLANEGYTPIEILRYYYGDDIEIITDAPFSDIQNTYPGEPLKLGDSGINVYRFQHSLDRISNNYPGIPRISPLNGEFNESTEAAVREFQSVFNLPVTGIVGQGTWYAIRRIYIAVTKLGELSSEGLLISELEDIYSQIIYEGDTRPGVPILQYFLNVLSAYYDTIPAVPITGMFDSDTRTGVIEFQKTMNLPETGIVNQETWDILFSTVLGILETIPPEAVFLPRLRYPGIEYYEGIEGQYAGVVIIQEMLLYISIAVPQIPPVEINGVYDEATAAAVTEFQNLVGLEPTGIVDENTWSMLEDIYRSQRFSGVRTPGQYSGVI, via the coding sequence ATGATAAACGAAAATGAAAAGTATGACTCTGATATAAAATCATCAGAGATAATGTTACCTGGTACAATACTTCCAGAAGATTTCATTACTATTCCTACAGAAATAACTGTTCACTTAGGAGCCCCTGATGAGGATGCAGAAAATGTTACCGTTCCTTTTATAGATTATATAAAAAATGTTGGCTCCAGTGAACTATATCCAACATGGCCAGAAAATGCAATAAGAGCAAACATTCATGCTATTGTTTCAGTTGCTTTAAATAGAATTTTCACTGAATGGTATAGAAGTAGAGGGTATAACTTTAATATTACAAATTCAACTGTTTACGATCAAGCATATGTCCATAATAGAGGTTTTTTTGACAGTATATCTAATATTGTTGATGATATTTTTAATCAATACATAGTTAGAAGCGGAGAAATTCAACCTATTTATGCACAATTTTGCGACGGTCGTATTTCACAATGTGACGGTATGTATCAATGGGGAACTGTAGATTTAGCGAATGAAGGTTATACTCCCATTGAAATATTGAGATATTATTATGGAGACGATATTGAAATTATAACAGATGCTCCATTTAGTGATATACAAAACACTTATCCAGGAGAACCATTAAAGCTTGGAGATTCAGGAATTAATGTTTATAGATTTCAACATTCCTTAGATAGAATTTCTAATAATTATCCCGGAATACCTCGAATTAGTCCTTTGAATGGTGAATTTAATGAATCAACAGAGGCTGCAGTTCGAGAATTTCAAAGTGTATTCAATCTACCAGTTACTGGTATTGTCGGTCAAGGAACATGGTATGCAATTAGACGTATATATATTGCTGTTACCAAGTTAGGTGAATTATCTTCAGAAGGATTACTAATAAGTGAATTAGAAGATATTTATTCCCAAATAATTTACGAAGGTGATACAAGACCTGGAGTTCCAATTTTACAATACTTTCTAAATGTATTATCAGCATATTATGATACAATCCCTGCTGTACCTATTACCGGCATGTTTGATTCCGATACAAGAACTGGTGTTATAGAATTTCAAAAAACTATGAATTTACCGGAAACAGGAATTGTAAACCAAGAAACGTGGGATATTTTATTTAGTACTGTTCTTGGTATATTAGAAACCATTCCTCCAGAAGCTGTTTTTTTACCTAGATTAAGGTACCCCGGCATCGAATATTACGAAGGTATTGAAGGACAATACGCTGGTGTAGTAATTATCCAAGAAATGTTGTTATATATTTCCATAGCAGTTCCTCAAATACCACCAGTTGAAATTAATGGTGTATATGATGAAGCAACAGCAGCTGCTGTAACTGAATTTCAAAATTTAGTTGGTTTAGAACCAACCGGTATAGTAGATGAAAATACTTGGTCTATGCTCGAAGATATATACCGAAGTCAAAGATTTAGCGGTGTAAGAACTCCAGGACAATATTCAGGAGTTATATAA
- a CDS encoding peptidoglycan-binding protein, with product MSIQIPGLTTVVIPNSITVHLGAPDENAENVTVSFIDYIKNVASSELYPTWPEVALRANIHAIISIALNRIFTEWYKARGYNFDITNSTQYDQYFVKNRGIFDRIDNIVNNIFDEYIVRSGSLSPLYAQFCDGRISQCNGMYQWGTVELASQGYTPIDIIKYYYGDDVTLVTDTTVGDPIETFPGTPLQYGDSGQYIQLLQILLNTISTNFPAIPKVPVDAVYGPSMINAVETFQLIFDLPTTGIVDKSTWYKIRNIHTAVTNLAELTSQGISISEIPTDITEETGEVVPRVQLVQYFLNVLSAYYNTVPPVDIDGILGIQTRTALLELQKTMGIPQTGLIDEETYNVMYNSVIGVLNTLPPSAIALPSLIFPGIVLERGSEGPNVYIIQQILSYISTILTELPTVDPDGIYGPATENAIIEFQNYFGIDPTGIVNEYTWNKLVENYRNLRFGEYRNNGQFSGDIIS from the coding sequence ATGAGTATACAAATTCCTGGTCTTACTACTGTTGTAATACCAAACTCAATTACCGTACATTTAGGTGCACCAGATGAAAATGCAGAAAATGTAACTGTTAGTTTTATTGATTATATAAAAAACGTCGCATCCAGCGAATTATATCCTACTTGGCCAGAAGTAGCCCTAAGGGCAAATATTCATGCAATTATATCAATAGCATTAAATAGAATATTCACTGAATGGTATAAAGCCAGAGGATATAATTTTGATATAACAAATTCAACTCAATATGATCAATACTTTGTTAAAAACCGAGGTATATTTGATCGTATAGATAATATTGTTAATAACATTTTTGATGAATATATTGTTAGAAGCGGTTCATTGTCGCCACTGTATGCTCAATTCTGTGATGGTCGTATATCACAGTGTAATGGTATGTATCAATGGGGAACTGTAGAATTGGCAAGTCAAGGATATACGCCTATTGATATAATAAAGTATTACTATGGAGATGATGTTACGTTAGTTACAGATACAACAGTAGGTGACCCGATAGAAACATTCCCAGGAACTCCATTACAATATGGAGATTCCGGACAATATATACAACTATTACAAATTCTACTTAACACTATATCAACAAATTTTCCTGCAATACCCAAAGTTCCTGTAGATGCTGTCTATGGACCTTCTATGATAAATGCAGTAGAAACTTTTCAATTAATATTCGACTTGCCAACTACTGGTATAGTTGATAAAAGTACTTGGTATAAAATAAGAAATATACATACAGCTGTTACAAATTTAGCTGAACTAACTTCCCAAGGAATTTCAATAAGTGAGATACCAACTGATATAACTGAAGAAACAGGTGAAGTAGTACCTCGTGTACAGCTTGTTCAATATTTTCTTAATGTTTTATCAGCATACTACAATACAGTTCCACCTGTTGACATTGATGGCATACTGGGAATCCAAACTAGAACTGCTTTGCTAGAACTTCAAAAAACTATGGGCATACCGCAAACTGGTTTAATTGATGAAGAAACATATAACGTAATGTATAACAGTGTAATAGGTGTTTTAAATACACTTCCTCCTTCTGCAATTGCATTACCATCTTTAATATTTCCAGGAATAGTTTTAGAAAGAGGTTCAGAAGGTCCAAATGTATATATAATTCAACAAATACTATCGTATATATCCACTATTTTAACGGAACTGCCAACAGTTGACCCAGATGGAATTTATGGCCCTGCTACAGAAAATGCTATAATTGAATTTCAAAATTATTTTGGTATAGATCCTACTGGTATAGTAAATGAATATACATGGAACAAACTTGTTGAAAATTATCGTAATTTAAGATTCGGTGAATACAGAAACAATGGCCAATTTTCAGGTGATATAATAAGTTAG
- a CDS encoding acyl-CoA carboxylase subunit beta, with the protein MPNDRLIELKELSEKVKLGGGQKAIDKQHNNGKLTARERVLKLLDEGSFVEIDAFVEHRCVNFGMEKKKIPGEGVVTGYGTIDGRLIYIYAQDFTVIGGSLGEMHAAKIVKVQQMALKTGVPLIGINDSGGARIQEGVDALSGYGKIFYNNTIASGVIPQISIILGPCAGGAVYSPAITDFIYMVKNTSKMFITGPNVIETVTGEKVSAEKLGGAMTHNSVSGVAHFVNDSEEECLNHVRKLISFLPQNNLETAPEISNQDDLNRIDEALNDIVPANPNKAYDMKDIIYSLSDNKEFLEYQPLYAKNIVTGFMRLNGKSIGVIASQPKVLAGCLDINASDKSARFIRTCDAFNIPLLTLMDVPGFLPGTHQEYGGIIRHGAKMLYAYSEATVPKVTVITRKAYGGSYIAMCNKELGADMVLAWPTAEIAVMGPDGAANIIFKKEIEAADDQNAKRKEKIDEYRNTVANPYIASSRGYVDSVIEPAETRKRIISAFDMLSGKRELRPEKKHGNIPL; encoded by the coding sequence TTGCCAAATGACAGACTCATTGAGCTTAAGGAATTAAGTGAAAAGGTAAAACTAGGCGGCGGGCAAAAGGCAATAGATAAACAACATAATAACGGAAAGCTTACTGCAAGAGAAAGAGTATTAAAGCTTTTAGATGAAGGAAGCTTTGTAGAGATTGACGCATTTGTGGAACATAGATGTGTTAACTTTGGCATGGAGAAGAAAAAAATTCCTGGGGAAGGTGTTGTTACAGGTTATGGCACTATTGACGGAAGATTAATTTACATATATGCCCAGGATTTTACTGTAATAGGTGGATCCTTAGGAGAAATGCATGCTGCTAAAATTGTTAAAGTACAGCAAATGGCATTAAAGACTGGAGTGCCGCTTATTGGAATTAATGATTCTGGTGGAGCTAGAATTCAAGAAGGTGTTGATGCATTATCTGGTTATGGTAAAATATTTTATAATAATACGATTGCATCTGGAGTCATTCCACAAATATCAATAATATTAGGACCTTGTGCTGGAGGTGCAGTATATTCACCAGCTATAACTGATTTTATTTATATGGTTAAAAACACTAGTAAAATGTTTATAACAGGTCCAAACGTTATTGAAACAGTTACAGGGGAAAAGGTATCTGCTGAAAAACTTGGCGGTGCAATGACTCATAATAGTGTAAGTGGTGTTGCTCATTTCGTAAATGATTCAGAGGAAGAATGTCTTAATCATGTAAGAAAATTAATTAGCTTCTTACCTCAAAATAATTTAGAAACTGCTCCTGAAATATCAAATCAAGATGATTTGAATAGAATTGATGAAGCTTTAAATGATATTGTACCAGCTAATCCAAATAAAGCATATGATATGAAGGATATAATTTATTCATTATCTGATAACAAAGAATTTTTAGAGTATCAGCCTTTATATGCTAAAAATATAGTTACTGGTTTCATGAGATTAAATGGAAAAAGTATAGGCGTTATAGCTAGTCAGCCTAAGGTGTTGGCAGGTTGTCTTGATATTAATGCTTCAGATAAATCGGCTAGATTTATAAGAACTTGTGACGCATTTAATATTCCTTTGTTAACATTAATGGATGTACCAGGATTTTTACCAGGAACACATCAAGAATATGGTGGAATCATTAGACATGGTGCTAAAATGTTATATGCTTATTCAGAAGCAACAGTACCTAAGGTTACAGTAATTACAAGAAAAGCTTATGGTGGTTCATATATAGCTATGTGTAATAAAGAATTAGGAGCAGATATGGTTTTAGCATGGCCTACAGCTGAAATTGCTGTAATGGGTCCTGATGGAGCAGCTAATATTATATTTAAAAAAGAAATAGAAGCAGCAGATGACCAAAATGCTAAACGTAAAGAAAAAATAGATGAATATAGAAATACAGTTGCAAATCCTTATATAGCATCATCTAGAGGGTATGTAGATAGTGTTATAGAACCTGCAGAAACTAGAAAAAGAATAATAAGTGCCTTCGATATGTTATCAGGAAAAAGAGAATTAAGGCCAGAGAAAAAACATGGTAATATTCCTCTATAA
- a CDS encoding sodium pump decarboxylase subunit gamma, whose amino-acid sequence MGLFSNLFRKNKSTSELVENNSSLQIEDEDEVTAVIAAVLASMDEEETVAAITAAIACMLGTSTSNFVVRNIKRTPCLDSIWAHTGRMKLMR is encoded by the coding sequence ATGGGTTTATTCAGTAATTTGTTTAGAAAAAATAAAAGTACAAGTGAATTAGTAGAAAATAATTCTTCATTGCAAATTGAAGATGAAGATGAAGTAACAGCAGTAATTGCTGCTGTGTTAGCATCAATGGATGAAGAAGAAACAGTTGCGGCAATTACTGCAGCAATAGCATGTATGCTAGGAACTAGTACAAGTAATTTTGTTGTTAGGAATATTAAAAGAACGCCTTGTTTGGACTCTATATGGGCACATACAGGCAGAATGAAATTAATGAGATAA
- a CDS encoding biotin/lipoyl-containing protein: MKKFNVTVNGKSYAVEVEEVGANQGAFTYTPAPAAAPAPAAAPAPTAAPAPTAAPAAPAPAASAGPVSGEVMEAPMPGTIFDIKVTEGQSVKAGDIILILEAMKMENEIVAPTDGTITKIHTSKGAAVSTGDPLVVIG, translated from the coding sequence ATGAAAAAATTTAATGTAACAGTAAACGGAAAATCATATGCAGTTGAAGTTGAAGAAGTTGGAGCTAATCAAGGTGCATTTACTTATACACCTGCACCAGCAGCAGCACCTGCACCAGCAGCAGCACCTGCACCAACAGCAGCACCAGCACCAACAGCAGCACCAGCAGCACCAGCACCTGCAGCTTCAGCAGGACCAGTATCAGGTGAAGTTATGGAAGCACCAATGCCTGGAACAATATTTGATATTAAAGTTACTGAAGGTCAATCGGTTAAAGCTGGAGATATTATATTAATATTAGAAGCTATGAAAATGGAAAATGAAATTGTTGCTCCGACAGATGGAACAATTACTAAAATACATACAAGTAAGGGTGCAGCTGTAAGTACAGGAGATCCACTTGTAGTAATAGGATAA
- a CDS encoding DNA-processing protein DprA, with amino-acid sequence MISNEDIIKLQLVKGMGRKTLSKILNYIDIKDIELNNFFEIIKYIEKLGVKNTKMDLEKIEEEAEVIINLCRKHKIKIISIFDEEYPDKLRIIEDKPIILYVDGNEKLLKHSNSIAIVGTRKPSEKGYEISSIFAERLAEEHCCVVSGFASGCDEAAHKGCLAAKGATIAVIPSGHRTIPKGNNLMYNMILINGGAVISELPPNAKPEKHTFIDRNRIIAALSDGVIVIEGGKGGGTSHTVKFAINYDKPVAYTTNIPAIYDVEKNLIENEIVIIDNFEKLVNFKNKSFEKVLDKAL; translated from the coding sequence ATGATAAGTAACGAAGATATAATCAAATTGCAGCTTGTTAAAGGAATGGGAAGAAAAACATTAAGTAAGATATTAAATTATATTGATATTAAAGATATTGAATTAAATAATTTTTTTGAAATAATAAAATATATTGAAAAATTAGGTGTTAAAAATACTAAGATGGATTTAGAAAAGATTGAAGAAGAAGCTGAAGTGATTATTAACTTGTGTAGGAAACATAAAATTAAAATAATTAGTATATTTGATGAAGAATATCCGGACAAGCTACGTATCATAGAAGACAAACCTATAATTTTATATGTAGATGGTAATGAAAAATTATTGAAACATTCAAATAGTATTGCAATTGTAGGAACAAGAAAACCATCAGAAAAAGGTTATGAAATAAGTTCAATATTTGCAGAGCGTTTAGCTGAAGAACATTGTTGCGTGGTTAGTGGTTTTGCCTCAGGTTGTGATGAAGCTGCTCATAAAGGATGTTTGGCAGCAAAGGGAGCAACAATTGCAGTTATTCCATCAGGGCATCGAACAATTCCAAAGGGAAATAATTTAATGTATAATATGATATTAATAAATGGCGGTGCTGTGATATCAGAACTTCCACCAAATGCAAAACCAGAAAAGCATACTTTTATAGATAGAAATAGAATAATAGCAGCCTTGTCAGACGGTGTTATAGTTATAGAAGGTGGTAAAGGTGGAGGAACTAGCCATACTGTTAAATTTGCTATTAATTATGATAAACCTGTTGCTTACACAACTAATATTCCAGCTATATATGATGTAGAAAAAAACTTAATAGAAAATGAAATAGTAATTATTGATAATTTTGAGAAATTGGTAAATTTTAAAAATAAATCTTTTGAAAAAGTGCTTGACAAAGCATTATAG
- a CDS encoding family 10 glycosylhydrolase, producing MKRTKFIGVLLIVIMIMVVSGNNPLYSTNAEEINESEMRGIWISSVWGLDYPSVATTDEDRLKREAVEMLNNIEDMGFNTVFLQVRPSADSLYPSEIFPWSRFLTGNQGQAPENNFDVLQFFIDEAHSRNIELHAWINPFRITAHVSHNDNLSNSNPAVIYPEIVVRYKDGKLYFNPGEPKARELIIDGIEEILDNYNVDGIHFDDYFYPGKDFDDYKTYKKYGRDFSDINDWRRNNINILIEEVNNVVHNKDSNLKFGVSPGGIWANQKTSKNGSITDGYETFTNNFADSRLWVKERYIDYIMPQIYWNIGYRIADYDILTSWWSDVVKDTNVKLYIGQAAYRCVGTDSNSVWYKGEEIKKQVEYNRASDYVDGYCMFRYNSFMENQDLYNIIKDLNVEKQNNIFKDISGHPLEKYINYLASKNIIMGYEGYFRPNDSIKRADFVLMLLRMFEFNNLEITDNFADVSENAYYSKGIATAKELGLINGVGNDMFAPENEITRQDIFVMTYRALDVLDMIHGNDSDNGLLKEYKDYKNISEYSLEAISYFTQNEILSGDNGNIKPIDMSNRAETATFLAKLLQSGMMGDK from the coding sequence ATGAAGAGGACAAAGTTTATTGGTGTTTTGCTTATTGTTATAATGATTATGGTAGTTAGCGGTAACAACCCGTTATATAGTACAAATGCAGAAGAAATCAATGAAAGTGAAATGCGAGGAATTTGGATTTCCAGTGTTTGGGGGTTGGATTATCCTAGCGTTGCAACGACAGATGAAGATAGATTAAAAAGAGAAGCAGTTGAAATGTTAAATAATATTGAGGATATGGGATTTAATACAGTATTTTTACAAGTTAGGCCAAGTGCGGATTCTTTATATCCTTCTGAAATATTTCCTTGGTCGAGGTTTTTAACAGGAAATCAAGGACAAGCACCGGAAAATAATTTTGATGTACTTCAATTTTTTATTGATGAAGCACATAGTAGAAATATAGAGTTACATGCTTGGATAAATCCATTTAGAATTACAGCGCATGTTTCACATAATGATAATTTATCTAATAGTAATCCAGCTGTTATATATCCAGAAATAGTTGTAAGGTATAAAGATGGAAAGTTATACTTTAATCCGGGGGAACCAAAAGCGCGTGAATTAATAATAGATGGAATTGAAGAAATATTGGACAATTATAATGTGGACGGAATACATTTTGATGATTATTTTTACCCAGGTAAGGATTTTGATGATTATAAAACATATAAGAAATATGGACGAGACTTTTCCGATATAAATGATTGGAGAAGAAATAATATTAATATTTTAATAGAGGAAGTAAACAATGTAGTACATAATAAAGATTCAAATTTAAAGTTTGGTGTAAGTCCAGGTGGAATATGGGCAAATCAGAAAACATCCAAAAATGGAAGTATCACTGATGGCTATGAAACTTTTACAAATAATTTTGCTGATTCTAGACTATGGGTTAAGGAAAGATATATTGATTACATAATGCCGCAAATCTACTGGAATATTGGATATAGAATTGCTGATTATGATATATTAACATCTTGGTGGAGCGATGTAGTAAAAGATACAAATGTAAAGCTTTATATAGGACAAGCTGCTTATAGATGTGTTGGAACAGATTCGAATAGTGTATGGTATAAGGGAGAAGAAATTAAAAAACAGGTTGAATATAATAGAGCAAGTGACTATGTTGATGGGTATTGTATGTTTAGATACAATTCGTTTATGGAAAATCAAGATTTATATAATATTATCAAAGATTTAAATGTTGAAAAACAAAATAATATTTTCAAAGATATAAGTGGACATCCATTAGAAAAATATATTAACTATCTGGCATCTAAAAATATTATAATGGGATATGAAGGCTATTTTAGACCTAATGATAGTATAAAAAGAGCTGATTTTGTTTTAATGCTTTTGCGAATGTTTGAATTTAATAATTTAGAAATAACTGATAACTTTGCTGATGTGTCAGAGAATGCATATTATTCTAAGGGAATTGCTACAGCAAAAGAACTTGGATTAATCAACGGTGTAGGAAATGATATGTTTGCTCCTGAAAATGAAATTACAAGACAGGATATATTTGTAATGACTTATAGGGCGTTAGATGTGTTGGATATGATTCATGGTAATGATAGTGATAATGGCTTATTAAAGGAATATAAAGATTATAAAAATATATCAGAATATTCTCTTGAAGCTATTTCATACTTTACACAAAATGAAATATTATCAGGGGATAATGGCAATATTAAACCTATTGATATGTCAAATAGAGCTGAGACGGCAACTTTTTTGGCAAAATTATTACAATCAGGTATGATGGGAGATAAATAG